TCCAGGGGGTCACAGCTCTTCCACGGTCCTGTGTCAGACTGGTCACTCCAAGCTCTTTTTGTAGTTAATGGGGAGAAAGTCAGCTGCAGAGAATGATTTTTTTGGCATACCttaaacttctgttttaagATGAGATTAATCACCCTGTAGAGatgcttctttctctccatcAGTGATAAAGGGAGCCTGGAGTGACTGAGACCATAATCTCTAGCTTTGGGACACATAAACCAGAAGAGATGAATTCCACCCACTCTGCCTCCTGTGTCTGACCTagagggaaaagcaaagatatCCAACAGGCAATAACTTCCCACTAGCAATGAAATGATCATTTCTGGCATCAGTTTCAGTGTCCTAAAGCTCCTGTACCAAAATCTTATTCACTGGcctattcttttaaaaagataatggCATTCAGTCCAATACTTAGCCCCCTGCATGGCTTGAGCCTCACACTAACCACAGCTTGCAAGGGGGATGGAGATAGGAATAGTACTGTATTATTTTCACATAAGCCTGTTGCTCCAGTGCTTGGTTATGAATCATTTCACATCCCAAGGCAACATAAATCCCCAGTACCTCAGCATAACACTTTATCTCCATTAGAAATTTAAAGAGAGCCCAGCTCATGATTGTCATGTAGCAACTACCATTTTTGTCCTTAGTGATTGAAAAGAAGTAGAACTGCAAGAAATACAACCACCCCTACTCCTTCCTGCAGGGCTAAGCCAACTACTGTGATATTGGCAGGCATTTTGTCCTTGACTTTCAAGGGCATTGACCAATCTCTTTGGGCTTTGCTTGAAAGCTGACAGTCTCATGGTTTATCAATCTCCAGGAAATATGGTGCTAATTTTCCTGGCAAATTTTTCTCAAATGTGAGTAGAGGATTTTCTGGCTTAGCTGAATTCCAGAgtgcttttagaaaaacaatAGATCTTGATTTAAAAGTGGTTAGAGGAAAAGCACGTACCCCATTCTCCCCAATAAATTTTTTCCCTACTTGCTGTCACTGTTAAAAATGCATACTTGTGTCTAGTCTGACCTTGCCTTGAGTCCTTGCCCAGCTAGTGGctatttttttgtctgctaGCCTGAAAAGGTCTGTGCCATCCATTGGTTGTGATGTTGCTGTGGCAGGCTCCGTGGGCAGGTACACAGTGAAATCCTGCTGCCCTGAAGAGCAGGGCAGACCCAGCTGGGTGCTTTCCAGATGTGGTACATTACCCACCTGCAAGCTGCCAATGTTGTGCTGCCAATAACACCATATGGGtaccttgctttccttttgtaaGACAAGTAAAAGCTCAATTACCCTCAGCTTGTTGCTGACCCTCATGGAAGAGCAAGGATAAAAGCATCTTGATTGTTTTCCCAATTACAGGTTATTACAATTTCATGGTTTTTTAGGCAATTCACTTCAGCTTCAGGTGTCTCAGCCTGTTGTGACATTTAGATGGCCCTGAGTGTGATTCCACTACAACACCTCCGCAGCAAACTGTTTAAGGGGAGTGATATTTTTGGCAGCAAAAGTCAGCAAAGGGATAGAGGAGCTGCTACACTTTCCTTGGTAAATTTACACCAACCTCGAAACACTGAGAAAGGTGTTTtactcctttccttttctcttttgttataTGAAGAGGTCATGAAGAGCTTGTTCCTGGTTAACGTGATCCCTCTTTGCTTAGGAGAGGCTGGACAGGTACAGTACAAACTTTTAGGGAGTAAAATTTACACCAGCAAATGGTCTGTGTGGCGTGATGTGAAGGCTGTCTGCAAAATGGTTTTACTCCTGGTGAATGAGAAATGCTCACACTTGGAACCAAACATACAGattatttctctcatttccttGGATTAGTCTCAAAGGTCTAATACATTGCTCATGGTGATATAAAGCCAGAGGAGATTACCTGACTTTTGAAGTGTACAGAAAGTTGGATGCTTGCTCCTTTCTCATAGTGTTGATGCGGCATGGGGGAACTCCAGTCAAAATAAGAGACAGGGCACATAAAACTGATCATACAACATCTTTCAAAGCACAAGGCTCTGTCTGCCTGCAGAACCCATTTCCATAAGGTATATAAACAAGGTTAAGAACTTAGGTAGGTTGGAAATTTGAGGTTTTCTTTAGAAGAGAAGAATCGCTCGAACTATTTTAAAGATGCCCACAAAAAAGCAACTCAAAAGTTCATAGAGACAATGAGATCTCATGGTTCTTGGCATGTGTTTATGACCTATGGGTCAACTAATTTTATGATTACCTGTTTCTGAGTTTCATTGATCTTTTCGCTgaagttgctgcttttttgttgtcAGAAGTGTTACATGTATGAACCAATGATCTGCTCAAGCCTGTGAATTCCTAGTCTAGGAAACCAACCAATAGTGATTTCATTACAATGAATTGTCTGAATCATGATTAGATTTGCAGATGGAAATTCTAAAATAATGTATGGGTTTtagcatgaaggaaaaatatttcttactaGGAGTAAAAACATCAGCTGCATCCTTAACTCCTGTAAAGAAGCCTAGCTCATGTAAAGAAGCATGATGGAACCATAAAAGCATGATAGGGGGAGTTAGGAGATCTGGGTTCAATTCTTGGCTTGCGCTAAATGGATTCGGATGAAAGTCAGTTAAGGCATATATTGAGCTCTTGTTCTGGATCTATTTTGAAGGGTTTACAGCATTTCCATGCCAAACTCCTCATTGCTTTCTTCAGCTGGAGGTCCACAGCCCCAGCATCTACCTACCACAAAAATGAGTGGCTAAGACATGTTGTCAGGAACCTCTAGCAATAACACACTGTTGAAGGGTGACAGTACATCTTAATTGCTGCTGTCATTTCCAAAGAGATAATTAATTTAAGTTGTTGATGCTCTAATGCTCAGAAACACCAGTGGCATATATAGTTTAAGACAATAGTTTACATTGGTTTTGGTGGGAAGGACATGCTCAGTCCTTtaccacagctcagctgaaaagtggtaaatctttattttcaggtaACTTAATTGCTTTAGACTGCGTGACCATATCCCTCAGGCAGGTACTTCCACTGATGTAAATGGCTACATGTTCCCACAGGAAGAAActcttctgaaattatttttcttcctgctgtctcCCCACTGTAAATGGGCCACCCTGTGCTAGACAGAGATCTGCTGACTAAACTGAATACTCTtgcttccctctctcttttcccagtTATCACACTCTGCTGTATCTTCAAGTGCCGGATTCCTCGGACAAAGAAAGAGATTGAGGCACGTTATGCTCAACGGCAAGCAGCCAAGACATATGCAGACAAACTGGAGACTGTGCCACCTCTCAATGAGCTGACAGAGATCCCTGGAGGTACTTTCCATGCCCACACCTACACAGGAGacccatttcttcttttggggTTGCTTTCTCTATGCGTGAATGCAAAGGGCTAGGTCCTCCCTTAGTGTAAATCTATGTGGCTCCTTGGACATAACCATTAAGATATTGCCACGGCTTGGTAAACACCTCCCATTCACATGCACTAAACCTGCAGCATTTGTGGCAGTAGGCATGGTCATTTAGATGAAAGGGACAGTTTCTCCATTGGTACAAGTCAGGGTCATTCCTTGGAAGTTCATGTTTAAAATTTCCAGAGACACCGATTCATTTTAAGGGCCTGTTCCTCggttggggcgggggggctgtcagtaggaagaaaaagagttgTTAGAGTTTCACATTACCCATCAATGGCTTGTCCCATTTGGATGGCCAAGAGTATTTCTGTCACTGGTCTCTGCTCCTCTCACTCATCTTATCCTGATTCTGTACCCTAGGCTCTACTGAAACTCTCCTAACTCTCTCTGGTCATGTCCAGTCCAGACCTATCAACTCCCTGCCTGTGGTGAAAGAAGAAGATGAAATGGCACTGCAAGGAAATTAGGGGACTGCcttcctgtctgtctgtctatgGCTTCTCTTTTCTGATGAGATCCATCATACCTTGgactttctgcttctcagttcCCTTTTTGCGTTTCACCTCTGGTTTCTCAATAcctttttatgattttttttttcctctttcctgtgtCTCTGCAAGCCCTGTGGTCTCTAGCTTCATGGAAACTGGAAGTTTTCTTGACTCGAAATGTGATGCTTCAGTCCATGAAACTGGTGAAAGAGGCAGATAACATGATTGTAGAAATTTAGTCCTACACCAGCAAAAAACAGAACTAAGTGCTTAACAGTAGGAACTTGCACATACCTCAGTATTTCAGAGGTGTTCAGACATCTGACTATGCCTATACTAGAAACTGAGGATGGCCAGACCACTCTCTGGAGCTGAACCCAACTGGCATGAATAAGCCCTTGTCCATACAGTTAAATTCTCTTAAGCTACTTCAAAGTCAAACGTCATCCAAAAGTCTAGTTGATGCACTCTTACATGTATGAGCAATCACACATGGAAGTGCTTCGTAGTCTATCCTTCAATTTCTTGCCCTTGACTCTGTAAGGACTACCTATCGGTAGATCCCAGAGGGTGTGAAGGAACATGCCTGTAGATAGCAGAAAGCCAAATTCACTCATTTGCTGCTGCATCTTCTTCCTGCCTAGCTGTTACTTCTGGAAAACCAATAAATGAACAATGAGAATAtccagaagagagaggaagggtaTTTGGGCAGCAGAATGGCCGCTTCACCGCAGAATGCTAATAAATTTTGATCTCCTGTAAGCAGCCTTTACATCCCACAAACATGTACATGTACTCCATCCAAAGGCTGGCTATTTTGGTGTAGATTTAATCAGACCATGGTAAATTATTGCAGCATGAACTCATAAATAAATTACCACAAGAAAGCAATTTATGGAAAGTCAGTTGCACCATAAAGACTACCTAAACTTTTATCCAGTTAAATGTGTAAGTTGAATAGTTTATCACCCTTTGACCTTTTGAGAATCCCGGAATTATTGTCCTGGCATGGTGCAGGGTAGGAAGCTGGTGGATAACCTATTGCTGAGTGGCTGCTGATGTCTGGTAATGGCTCATGAATACGTGTGCTCTGAAGCTCCTAGCCCTCTGGGGTCAGGTATAAATTTGCACAAGTTGCCCTGAAGGAACTGGTACTGGGGTGGGAGTCATCTAAACACAAGTACATTATCCACATCTATGGAGAAGTCTGCATCAGCACTAGATGTCTCAACTTTATCCCTTTAtctacagtgaaaaataaaaaggatacAATTCCTTTCACGGTAGGGGAGGTGCTAAAGTGGAAGAGTTAAATTGTGCCTTAAAAATGCCTGTATGTCTGCAATCTTGGGGATCCAAAAGGACTGACTCAGCTGTCAGCACCTAAAGTGTTAGATGCAAAAGCTATGTGTGATCAAAGCCACTGGTTTGCCCTCCTTCTGAGATTAGTGTGCATCCTGGCCCCAAAAAAGTTTCACTACATGATTTAGGCATTACAACGGAAAGTATGCAAAcctttgggcttcatctctgTGCTGTTATTTTCATCTGTACAGAGTGTGATGCTCTGCCATGTCGCCCCGCTGACATTTGGCAACCCACCTTGATTTATGCAGTCATGAAATGTAATGTATGTATTTGTCAACTATTTATATACTTATACTGTGACAACCCCTGGTAGACCCAGTCAAGGCCAGAGAGACGACTTGAGTGATTTTAATTACTGAATGGCCattaaatgctttaaagatTTCTGTAAGTGTCAAATGGTATTAATCATGAATATATTACAATGCTTAAACACTCTCATTTCTTGGCATTATTTTACCCTACTTCACATTTACTATGATGGAATATTCTAATTGCCAAATGGCTCTCCATGCACTTTTTTGAGTGTCATATATGGCAAGTCCTTTTACTGGACATAAATAAAATGGACTTTAGGGTTCAGTGTATAAAATGTTATATACAAATTGATTCATTTGTGCTCTGTCTCCCAGTCTGTGCGAAAAGTACAAGCAGGACTTGGCCGTTGCTCTAGGTGAAGATGTACTGTCTGGATCCATGGCCTGGGAGATCTTCAAGTATTCTGGTCTGAGGCTGCTCCAGCTGACATTTTGGGGAGTTCACCTGATTCTTACCATATTTGTCCCGGAAAGAGACaatgtggtgatttttttttttttaattcttccctctcctttttttatatGAGATGTCAAGTTTTCCCCTGTGATTGTAAGGAACAGTCTGTATTGTTCTACTCCCATTTGTATGTACAAATGAATTGTCAGTTCCCAAGGTCAAAggataatattttattttagtgtgcACACTGAAGCAATATTTTAGGTGAACTTAACAAATTCGGGTTTGATTCGcacctgcaatacattgctGCAATTCAAAAGTGACACTACAGACATCCATAGCAATGGGAGATTTGGGGCTACTTAAACAGATTGGAGTCCAATGGCTCCAGGTAAGGGTTGAGACATCTCACCAAAGCCCCTTACCAAATTACCTCCTAAGTCAGTTCACTGTCGTCTTTCCTTAGCCTGTGACAAACGTGAAATAATTTGACTTAGCCTAGGTGCCAGCTGAAGAAAGCTAAACAATGAGCAACTATCCTCTGTTTGCTGAGGTCACTCCCAGGTCATTGCTAATCTTGtctgattttaattattaagTTGTGTTAACATGGTTATCTATTTACATTTCTGAGTCTTATATTGGGGATTTACAGAGAAGGAGGCCATGGGAAGCTTAACacattttcacttgtttttgcaaaactttATACTCTGCTGGTcttgagcaaaggaaaaaatttccataagaaatatatgaaatatgatCTGTGTTTAAGTGTCAAGTTACAGCTTGAGATGAGAGTTCAGTGCATCAAGCTCTGAGGTcacaaatacttttgaaaaaatgaaccacttccagtagaagaaaaataaggaagatgaggaaaagtTTTCTGCTACTAAATCCTTTGCCAGAATAATTAGTCTGCAGAGCCAGTGTGATACTTATGAGTCTTCTCACCTGAAATGTGGGCACTGAATCCAAGATATTcctaaagtaaaaatatttcataagtAAAGCTATTATAAGCTACTTATAACTAATATggtttttgtgttaaaaaataccaaaacagaGCTTACTATGCACTAGAGTTAATTGCTATATGCCCATGGTATGCTGCTGCCATTAATTACAGTGGTACAGGTAGGAAGCCAGTCCCACGGTGACTGGATGTGGACAGGACATAAGCTAAGCCTACTTTGTAGTTCTGTGCTGGGCAAGCCATCTTCTGCTTGTCTGCCTCTGAGAGCAAAGACCCCCTGCAGAATCCCTACTGTCCACTCTCAGCTGCAGGAGACATACCCcatacaggaaaacaaagaattagaaaagccaaccaacaacaacagccaaaaacccccaaaaaacaaacaaaaaaaaccccacaaacccaaGCCAGGTCTGTACTGAATTGCGAGAGatgtttctgttcctttttgtgGAAGGAGACAACTCCACATTGAATGTCATTATTGGGAAATGCTTATGGCTCGTGCTTATAATGTTCATGGATCAGTTCCTACCAACAGGACCCATTTCTTCCAACAGAGCCACAACTCAGCTCTTGAAATTGCCAGTTCTGCTTTATCCTATTCATCTATCTTCTCAAAACAAAGACATGAAAAGCTGGTGGTCAGTGAGGAAAACAGCTGTACAAAGCCCCAGTATTTTCCCTTTGTCCAAGATTTGCAAGCAGGGAGCAGGAGTTTTGCCCTCTTCCTGGCTAGTGTCAACCCAAGTTaactgctttcctgttttctttttccatccttGCATACAGCTCAggttgcagaagaaaaaaaagaagaagttCCCACTGTATCTGGAAAAGTGGACAAGGCACAGGGTAAGAAAGATGGATCCAAAGGCTCCAAGAAGAAAGATGGTGAAAAGGACCAGAAAGAAGGATccaagaaagaagggaaagacggggccaaaaagaaagaaggagaaaagggagaaaagggagaaaaggggggaaaggaCACTACTGACAAGAAACAAGGTGGTGGGAAGAAGGgtgaaaaaaaaggtgaagcaGTAAAATCAGGAGGAAGCACCAAAACTAATGGCAAGGCCGGTGGGAATGCCAAAGCCCCAGCAAAGAAGAAGTGACCTTGCTAAAAGACAGTGCTGGCAGTCTTTCAGGGAGGACACTGTCAGATTGCTGTGGGTAGAGCACTGGGAGCAGATAGGACATGCTGTCTCCATATACTCAGGCTGTTGAGTGCCACTGGATGTGTGGATTTATTACCTTTTGAAGGCCAAGTCACTATTTTTTTGTCCACCAAAGGAAAACCTGGCCATTTGGCTAGACAGTATCTTGTAAATACAATGCACTGTGCAGAGCTACGTGATAACAACAACTGGAACCAAACTGCAACCTGGAGCGAGAATCGGGACTTCGGATAAGCATGAAAATGCACAGAGATGAAGATCTAAACTAATGGGAGGAcataattcatttaaaatttgttcttcTCAAGGACCTTAAAGAGtttgataaatatttactaGCACTCATCTCCTCCTAAATAGGATTTGCATGTGGGTAATTTTAGGCATTAAGTAAATTCTGGATGCTAAAACCCAGAGAATGGAGTTTTCTAAGTCATAGCTCATGTGGTTTCTGAGAAGTGGCTTGGACACATGGGAGaaagctttccttccttctcagaTGCCTCTTTCTCTGGACTGCTGAAGGAAATACAAAGAACTGCATATCTCCCAGAAGATTTCTCCACcttttttctgatgaaagacATATAAATCAAGCTGTAGGAGGATgtgcacagaataaaaaaagcaggCTGCATCTGTGCTGCTGTAGGCAGTAGCTGTCCTCAGTTCATCATCCcttcaggaaaggcagcagaCAACAAGAGTCCACTCGTCCGGAGGGGATGTGAAGATGGTCAGCACGTTGCAGCAGAAACTCAGGGTCTCAGGGGAGCAGGGCTGAATCCATTCATGTCTATGCTCTCTCCGTGAGCAGTTTTGAAACCAGGGATTTTGCTACACTTTTATGTGGCTGCTATTTCTCTCACCTCCTGGAAAATTTTGAAGAGTAGTTTTATCAGGAGCAGCTTTTCTCCTAGTGCATTTTGTAAATATCTCATCAATTTACGCTTTAAGATTAACAGCCATGGGTTATTTAGCTAAAAAGCTAATGGGGGATAGTTTGCAAGCTGTTGTGATGACTAAAGCTCTACTTATTGTCTCTGCTGGATATACCAGCTCTGAGTATATACACTGGCATGGCTTCGTCTACTCCATCGGGCAAGGAGGGAGTTATCTCCAGTAGTTTATTTGGCTCAGACTCCATGAGTTAGATTTATATTAATCCAACTGCTTTCTATTCACCCTGTGGTTTCAACACAGAGAGCTGATCTATCACTGCAAAGACATTTCTCATTTGTCccacctttcctttcccctctctcctgtcCTACCCAACCCATCCTGGTAGAAAATGAACCCAGCAAAATGAAGAGCATGTTCTGCTGTGTTAATGAGGTCAGTCAGCTCATAAAAGGCCCCAAAAGCACCAGAGCTACTGAAGGGGTGGTGTGAGACTTGAGGAGCAAGGATGGGAAAGATGTTCACAACCACAGAAATGTTTGCTAAGAGCATGAATGGTCACAGTTCACTGCCTCCAGGTATGATCTGCCATGCTAGAGGAGTACAGAGAGAAGTCAGGGTCAGAAATTCTGCCTCTATATGCAGACAAGTGGTTGGAGCCCTAAATCTCCATCCACTGCAATGATACCCAATGATGAGTGTGAATACGTATGTTACAGACATCTATGTTTAAGTCTGAATCTCAGTCCCACCCCTAATTTTTCAAAGGCTGAAGATGAGTGGGGATTGCAGCTTCTAGGTAGGCGCAGAGGACCTGTTTTCAATTCCTGTCTCAGCCTGCGAGGTCTCAGATGTCCAGGTTTATGGCTCAGGACAACTACTGGGCTGTATGTAAGACCAGGAAAAGGACTTTTATCCACTTTTTGAGCTGGAACAAAAGGGAATACAAGAGTCATACAgccagctggggaggaggaaaccCTGGAGGAACACAGATCTGTAATccagtttgtgtgtgtatgtgcatgcgTAAGACCTGATGAGGTATCAGTTCGTATTAACACACCTTCATTCAGGGAGCTGCAGAGACTCCTAGTGCCAGAGTTAATGAAAGCACATTGATTCCAACACACAGAAACATGATGCATGTCAATCATTATATTTCAATCAcctgctttcttctgttctctccctgtttaattgatttatttcataaggagtcacaaagaaaagaaaggaaaaaaagattttctaaaTTGCATTCAGGCCATACTGTTTGCCTGTGTGCACAGATGTCAATCCCCGGGAACTGCACAAAGTTGCATGAACTCACTGTGTATTTTGGGGGAACTGAGTGGATGCTTATATCTTATAAACTCCAGTTCACAGGTAAAGCAGCTGTAGGATGGGATCCAGCTGTGATTTGGGCAGGAAGGACTACTTCCCTGTCCTGCAGCTGGAAATACGGTGTGGTGCTGTTAATCCTGCCGTTAAAGCTCCTTATGTACAGAATGAGGATGCTGACTCAGTCTGTACCTGTTTggtgagaaggaaaaggaacagatCTATTCCTGATCCAAAAGCTTCAATGAAGACAATCTGCCCCTTCACTTTGTCATTAAGCTCACTATCACAGAGTAAAATAGCACTTTCCTTAACCCCCTGCTCCCCAATACAACCACTGTCTGTctcacaccaaaaaaaaacccccaaaaaacacagACCAAAAAACTGCATTTGGGTCTGCTGGAGCCTTTCCAATTCATCTTAATTAATTTCTGCCAAGatcagacagaaaacagattacATATTGGATCGTGCTAGTTTGTGGTCTTACCGAAAAAAATAAGctgtgttaatttaaaaaaaaaatatttctcctctgAGAAGGACCAGCCCTGGATCACCTGAGGGGATATATTAACTTGTTGCTAAGCTGTCAGAGTGACAGAATATGTGTGGAAGGAAGGGAATACATCAGTGGGGGTTGCTGACTTTCAGGGAAACATCCTGCCTAGCAAAACTTATCGTAATGTCTGAAAGTGGGCATGGAGGGAAGTAAATTTACAGGCACAGTCCAAAACTGGTGTGTGTTTTCCCTGAGCTCATATTACAGTGGTCAGGTGGAATCTGAAAGCCAGATCTTGGTGGGTGTAAAATAGCACTGCTGGAGTGGAGCACGCTGACCAACAGCAGCTTGGGAGCTGCTTTTTACACCACCAGATGGAGAAATTGCATTGGAAAAATTACATCCACAACTGCTgaagctttgcaaaatgaatCGTTAATGACAAGCTTGGAAATACGCCgatttctctgaaaacatcagTGAGGCAACAAGTCCCAGAGGCCAAAAGCAGGATTTAAGACCCAAGGCTCAGACATCCAGGTAGTAATGACAGTAGCTCTGCTTTCATTAGATTAGCCTGATGGGGTGTGCATGGCAAGGGTGGTGTGGAGAAAACAAACCGAGATACTACAGAGCCAGGACGAGGAAGGACTTGCATGGTCTCCTGCTCGACGTATTCCATAGCTTTCCACTAGAGGGGACCTTGTTCTTCTGTAATATGTGGagacagttttaaaagcagtttgtgCTGGATCTATTTTGTCTTATCTGGTGGTGTTAAATCAAGCCTGGCATTGGTAACATCTCTTCTTTGGTCCAAAGAAGACTTTCATGGCATTGGTTTATCTACCTGAGCCATCATATCTTCTTCCAGTACTGTTCTTCCACTGGTTAATAGAGGTAAGAGTTCAGCTGGCAGTAGCTTAATACCCCAAGGACATCACTGATCTAAGAGACGTCAGGAAAATAGTCATTGACTTTGGTGGATAAAAGTTAAGTCAGTCTAGCTaggtgtccccaagggggtTGTGGTGAGGATCATAAGTCTGAATGAGAAGGCTAATAGAAGGAGATGGGAAGCTgaagttttttaatttaattcctgGTTCATTTG
Above is a genomic segment from Ciconia boyciana chromosome 2, ASM3463844v1, whole genome shotgun sequence containing:
- the TMIE gene encoding transmembrane inner ear expressed protein; this encodes MAWDPPLQHPVSWVRSSSLFLSCLRAAMAQLIEATTEPPKKKPDPVTSETVVIWGLRLWQVIGIFAIFVLAVIITLCCIFKCRIPRTKKEIEARYAQRQAAKTYADKLETVPPLNELTEIPGAQVAEEKKEEVPTVSGKVDKAQGKKDGSKGSKKKDGEKDQKEGSKKEGKDGAKKKEGEKGEKGEKGGKDTTDKKQGGGKKGEKKGEAVKSGGSTKTNGKAGGNAKAPAKKK